A segment of the Canis lupus dingo isolate Sandy chromosome 15, ASM325472v2, whole genome shotgun sequence genome:
TCCTCCCACACACTGAATTGCCCCTACTGTTATTAGAGATGACCTAGCCTGTCTGCTGGCAGCCCTAGACCGCTGGGGAACTAGCTCTGGAGTCTGGGCCCTGTTGGAAATGGAAGGGCAGGCAAGGACACAGAGCAAGAATATTGGTTGTTAGGGCGCCttggtggtgcagtcagttaagtgcccagctcttagtttcagctcaggtcatggtctcagggttgtgagattgaacacAACTGAggattccatgctcagtggggtctGTTcgagattcttttcttttccctctccctttgcccttccttccACTTGCAagcacgctttctctctctctctcaaataaattaaatctttttttttttttttttttttttagtgttggtCCTCAAGAAACTGACAATTTggtgggaaaacaaaaataactctgAGCAGGCCTGCCCCAAAATATGCTACTttggcatactgattattttgaattaaatttatttaagaaacagtCAGTGCAAAAAGGACACTCTGACCCTCCTTTGTACTCATAAgggcaggaaataaatctcttaTGTGAAAGATTACCAGGAAGTAAAGAGAcattcttatcaccagagatgGGAATTCAGGGCCACAGCCTATATAAACACACCTTGTTACTTTTACTATTTTACTACCcagcccaaattctgtttagaattccttactaacTGAAGCTCCCAAACAtaagttttctttgtcctgcCAATTCTTCACAGGTTtatgtttctttgtctaaaaagtataaaagctGCCTGCTTTGGTCAATTCTCTGAGATTCATATTTCTATGAGATCCCATAAGTatgaattatatttgtttttctcctgttaatctctcatgtcaatttaattcttagaccagccagAAGAACCCCAAAGGATAGAGTAAAATTCCCACCCCTTCTAATAAGTCCATCTTGCTTCTGCTTCTGGCTGGCTATGTGACCTTATGCAACTTCTTTGCCATCTCTGAGCCTGGGGGCCAGGCTAGGCGATTCCCCTGCCATCCCCAGTATAGACCTCATTTGAGGCTACATGGGAGTCCTAAAGGGGAAGGTACTGGTGAGAGACTGCTGTGACTATAGTGGGAAACAAGAATCAGAGAGATTCTAGGTCTCATTCCCCATCTCTTAAACTACTGTTAAAGCAGATagtcctgccccctccctgcttcaTTGGCCCTAGGTCACCTGCAGGACATTCCAGCCTCCCCCACAAGCCATCCAGCCCACTGTTAGATCACCCAGAAGTGGGTGCCCAGTCTACCCCCTCTAGGCCAGTTTCAGCAGGATCTCTGCCAGACAGAAGGCAATTTCATGGATGATGAGCAATCAGAGTTCATTCTGGGCTTGGCCTCTTTAGGGCTTGGGCCTCACCCCGGAAAGGGCCTTAGGCCACAGCAATCAGGGACTTCCTTGATTGCCCTGGAGATGTGAGGCACACTCAGCTCTGCCCAGCTGCCctgaaggaaaggggaaggtCTGAATCTAATTCAAAACACCCAGACCTAAGCTTTCCCTcgctctctgcctcctctggcatactacttctttcttcccccctccctgtcctgcctccctccctggagttaaaaataaattttagcaagtaggaAAATTTGCAGATACAGAACCTTCAAATAGTGAAGATCAACTATATTTTTCCCCGGGGGAGACTGGAGGAAACTCTGACTCAGAAGAGTCGGGGAAGATTTGCAAAGAGATGTTACTTTGGCTATTCCTGTAATACAGAGAGGTCCAGACAGGGGGCTCATGACCACAAACTAATTCATGTGGTTTGACaaagaattatttctttcctATTCATTCATAGGTATTTTGTTGCTCTCGTAAATGTGGTCTTCTCTTTCACCATACCTTCTAACTCAGTACTGAacaatagaactttctgtaatGATCTACTTGTTCTATAACAACactaatacagtagccactaaTCAGATGTAGCTATTAAGGACTTAAAGTGTGACTAGTATGattaagaaagagaattttaaattttacatacttttagctattttatttttattatttttaaaaggttttatttttttattcatgagagacacagaaagagagagaggggcagagacacaggcagagggagaagcaggctccacacagggagcccgatgtgggactcaatcctgggtctccaggatcacgccctgggccaaaggcaggagctaaaccgctgagccacccgggctgccccttatttctttttcttatctaattccATCAGCTAATACCTCCAAATAAAGGTTATATAATGATATTGGAGAAAGTGTGTATTCTTGTTCTTGACTTAATGGAATTTCTAAGTgctttatttatgtaaaaatgatACCAACAGGTAACAAATGAATTGTTCTGTCCCTCTAgcttgctcctcctcccctgctccctgtgcTACTGAGTTGAGGTACCAGTTTTCTAAGTTAGAAATCTCGGCATCATTTTCATTTCcgtctcctcctctcccttccttttttctctccttctccctccttccttctctctattATCCAGGCCAGCCAGCTGTCAAATCCATATTCTTTCCATTTGCACTGCCACTTACCCATCTGGTACTTTTCATTGCCTAGAAACATTagaagagaggtgcctgggtggctcagtcagttgagtgttagactcttgatttcagctcagatcgtgatctcagggtcactggATCAGGCTCCGTGGtcggcaggaagtctgcttctcttctccctctccctctccctctgtccctcccctgcgtgcacacatgcacacacatgcacacacatgcatgtgttctctttctctcaagagaaagaaagaaaggaagaaaggaaaaaaggaaaaaagaaagaaagagaaagaaaaagaaaatgaagggagggagggagggtaggaaggtagtaaggaaggagaaagaaagaaatgttttgagAGCACCCACTATGTTGGTCACCCTGTTTCCACTTTCACTTTCTTCAGTATTTTCTCCACAAAGCAGATGATATGGTCTTTCTAAACTCTTGATCTATCATATGGCTTCCCTACTTAAAACTTGTCAATTGGCTTTTTggcttttctcaaaataaaactcaaacttTTACTGTGGGCTACTACAGGGCCCTGGATGGTTTAGTTCCTGTAGACCTCTCCAAACTCACCTCATACCACCTGCCCGCTCATTCGCTACACTTTGTTCCTTTCAATATTCCAAATACATGAAGCTCTTTCCTATCCTGGAGTCTTTGCACTAGCTGATTCCTCTATCTACAGTATTTCCCCCCAAGCTCTTTGAATCTGCTAATTCTCCTCCTTTGTGATTCAAgtcaaaagacatttttttcagaatattatttCCTGAGCACtcaatttaaaatagtttccacaggggtgcctggcttagttggtagagcatgtgactctggatcttgggattataaattcaagccctatgttgggtacagagtttatttatttattttaaagattttatttatttattcatgacagacagagagagagagagagaggcagagacacaggcagagggagaagcaggctccacacaaggagtgGTTGAacgtccctgggtggctcagcggttgagtgtgatcccggagtcctgggatggagtcccacatcgggctccctgcatggaacctgcttctccctctgcttgtgtctctgcctctctctctgtgcctctcctgaataaataaatacaatctttaaaaataaataaacgaaataaaaataaaatctttaggggcatctgggtagctcagtcagttgagtgtctgccttcaactcaggtcatgatcctggagttccaggatggagcccttcttctccctctgagaCTCCTCCCTttcgtgctctccctctctcattcttctctctcaaataaataaataaatacaatctttaaaaaatgataaattaaaatctttttaaaaaaatagtctccaCACCAATTCTCCACATTATCACCCTGCTTCTTTCATGGTGCTTATTACAATCCCaaactatcttatttatttgcCCATATATTTGTCGTTGGTCCTCACTGAGCATGTAAGTTCTATTTTATCCACCCCTCTATCCTCAGAGCCTAGCTAATACATGACATAGAGAAGGCCCaatacatgggatccctgggtggctcagcggtttagcacctgcctttggcccagggcgcgatcctggagacctgggattgaatcccacgtcgggctcccggtgcatggagcctgcctgcttctccatctgcctgtgtctctgcctctgtctctctctctctgatgtgactatcatagataaataaaaattaaaaaaaaaaaaggcccaatacaaataaatatttgtttcccaAGTGGATAGCCAACCTCCTAGAGTCAATGTCAATGACAGGTCGGGAGTTCCTTCTTTGCAACGTTGAAAGGTATTGCTCCCTTCTTCCAGCAGGTGGAGCCAAAGCCACACCTGTTCTTTAGCAGGAGTCCCGGTGGAGGGTGCGATTGGCGGCTGGGGACAGCAGGTCAGATTCAAGAGGGAGGCGGGGTTTTTGTAGTAATGCTGGATTCAAGCATAGAGGAGGTCAGGATGGCACTTCTCCCAAAGGAGGAATAGGTATGAGCTGCCCAGAAGGCACATGGAGTCACCAGCAACCCAAGGAGTTTCTGGGATCCCAGGTTGTATTCCTACCCATCCCACCCCCTACCATATCTTCCCCCCAGAAATAGGCAGGGGATCTTTGAGGAGAACAATTTTCTGTGAGTATGAAACTGAAGAGAGGGTGTTCCATTACAAATCCCCATTGTACAGTTGGGGGAAACTGAGGAGAGAGAAGCTTCATGGTGGGTCAGTGCCAGTTGGGAGTGGCTCACAAAGCCTTCTTGTTCTAGCTCATGTTTAAAAACTCTGCAGCATGAGCCCCACCCTATCCCAGCCCActgtgcctggccctgggctcagtATAGGAAACTACAGTGGAGGAAGCATGGCCTCTCAAGAGCTATCCCCAAAGAACACAGGGGCAGGAATGGCTTTAGAGAGGCATTCTGGAAACAAGGCACATTGGAGCAGTGTCTGCCAGATGGACCAGGGGCCAGAGGTATATTCCAGGGCTGGGCAGGTGACCTGTGGGAATAGGGAGATTGGCAGGGGTCTGAGACTTCCTCCTGAAGGTAATGGGGACTCATCGAAGGGTTTCTAAATAGGGCTACTTTGGTTATCTTGGAGAGTTTGCAGAGGAATGTCAGGAGATCAAATCAGAGATAGAGACCAGCAAGGATGCTGGTATGATCATCCGGTGAGAGACCTAGTAAGTGACTATAGGGATGGGAAAGAAGCAAGACTGAGTGgcttaggaaatttaaaatttttattttttaaagacaggatTGCATGGTTATtggagtagagggagggggaggtaGGAGTGGGCCTCTGCAAACATTATCTGAGCTCCTGAGTATTCCAGCTACAAAggccagcccagagcccagggctcctGCCCAGCCCAGGCAGCCTGACCCTGAGATGGCAGCTGTAAAGGCAACAGAACCTGGCTTGGTGGTGACAGACTACTGGTTCACATAATGGCCTAAAGTAGTGAGTAAGACCACCGGTCCTGTAGCCAGACAGCTCAGGTTCAAACATCAGCTCCTCCACTTACTGCCtgatgaccttggacaagttccttttctgtgcctcagtttctttatctgtgaaacagGGATGATGATGTACTTACCTCATAGGGGAATTATGCCTAAACCGTGCCTGTTGGTGACACTtgataaatttatgaaaatactttGGTAGAACTTTAGAGCGAAAATGGAGCCCTATACCCAGAGTAAAAACCACGGCTGAATAGTCTATGCActtctcttctctgccctccATTTATCCAGCTGTAAAATAGGGAAGTTGGACCCATAGCCCCTGATCCTGCCAGCTTCGCTTTCCCAATATTTGGAGCTTGGCCTAAGTGTGTGAGACCCAGTAATGTGCCGGGGCAAGCTCCTACCAGCTTGTGAGAGCCAACTGtcaaattttcaggaatttggcCCGAGTACAACCACTGGTAACTTGAAATTGGCTATAGTGGAAGCAATTACACCATGCAGATGGACAAGTGCTATACACAAAGGTCTTCCCCAGCAACCTCCTCCCCGCCAGCGCTGGGTTTTCACCAGCACACCAGTGGCAAGACTCCCTCCTcagcccacacccacccacccagccaggTACATTCTCAGCTTCCAACACCATCATTAACAGCTGTGGGCAAAGAATCACAGGTCTCTAGGACCTCACCCAGCCCCAGTCACATAGAGGATGTGCCAGCTCCACACGCTTGAGCATGCATGGGCCAGGAAACAGCACGCAGGCCTGGGCAGAGCGGCCGTCTGCCAGTCAGTGGGTCACTCAGATTCAGGGGAGCAGAAGGGTGGAGTGTCACAGACCTGGGGTGGGGATTCCAGTTCGGCAGCTCTTAGCCGTGCGACCTTAGCCAGGTCCCCCTCTACACTGGAGCTCGGTTTCCTCAACTTTAAAGTGGAATagtcctggggcgcctggggtggaggggaggggctcagtgggttgatcacccaactcatgatctcagctcaggtcttgatctcagggtcatgagttcaagccctgtgctaggtgtggagcctccttaaaaaaataagaagaattaaaaaaaaaaaaaaaaaagtggagtagTCCTGACAGACCAAGACGGTTTCAATGATTAAATTTGAACACTAGCAGAGGGAACTATAAAGCCTCCGCACTGTGCCTGATACAGATAGGTGTTTAGTAAATGTTAGCTGATGCTCTTATCACACCTCCAGACACACTCTTGCTCCCCAGGGCACCTGCCGCTTACTTTCCTGTCTTGGCACACAGGGTTCTCAGGGCAAAGACAGAAGCAAGCACCTCTGGTTTTCagcttttatgaaaattaataacattaatagctcacagacacatacatacacacacattgctATGTACATGGTCATTAAGTTATTAATTAGTCTCTGTATAAAACGTTTCTACATTAGTGTTCTGGGCTAGGCCCCATCAGTCCTTGGCATATTCACAGTAGCAGCCCCTGGGCTTGGCCCCGTGGGCAGGCAGACATGAGGCAGGTGGCTGTATGAACAGCCCTCCCCATGGTAGGCACAGGAGGTATCCTGGGCCACTTACTCTCGAGTCTTTTGGCTCCCTTTCTGGCACCTGGAGACCAGCTAATCAGCAAACAGGCAAGCAGGCCCTGATTTCTCCTGTGGTCTGGTACCCAGGCCCTGTGGGTAGTGGCTTCGGGCAACACAGCAGGCCCTAGAGGATGCTGGCCAGCTCTGTAGAGTCTGTGTCAGAGCAGCCGGAGCTGCTGGCCTCTTCCCTGCAAGAACCAGAGGAGATGGGTTGGAAAAAGCATCCTtacccctcccctgtcccctgctGCCTTGTTCCTCACAGGCCCCTGGCCCAACAGTCTTAGCCGGCTGTCAGGGGAGTCTAACCTATAGGATGTATTCAGtttgctcactccctctctcactcaGAAACTGCCAGTTGGTTTGTCTGCACCACAAGCCCCAAGACTATGCTTTGACCTGGGCTGGCTGATGGTCTGGCATGATTCACTTCACCATGCCTCCCGGTCTCCAGAAAGGCAGACTCAGGCCACACCTGAGGTCCTGCATGCCAAGAGAGCTGTGAAGAATACAAGCTCTGGAGTGACAATGCCAGGGCTCAAAGCCCAGTTCTCCTCCCTATCAGCTGGGCCAGTCACTCTTCTGGGCTAAGGCTCGATTTCTTTATCTGCAGAGTGGGAATCGTAGGACCCTCCTGACACCTCGGGTTGTGGAAGGACTGTAAGAGAACGTGAGTGCACATTCCCCaaaatgtaaattccatgagggcagggattctGTTGGTCTCActggagcagtgcctggcacatagtaggtttccagtaagtgtttgttgaatgaataaatgtaagaCCACCCAGCACACTGCCTGGCATGCAGCTGAGTATCCGAGAGAGGTCAGCTGCCATTACCATGGATCAGCAGTGGGCAGGGGAGTGAGGAGGGGCCCTCGAGGGAAGGTGTGCAGGAGGTAAGCCAGGACTTGGCCCCAAGAGGCAGTAGTGGAGGGCTTAGGCTGGACGAAgccccctcctctgtctccccgCTCTCACCTCAGAGCCTGCAGGGCCTTCTTGTTCTGCCGCCGCTTCTCCTCGTCAATGGGGTACAGCTTGAAGAGCAGCAGGCCTAGCAGGATGAGGACTATGGGAGCTATGGTCACCAGCAACTTCAGGGTGAACTTGACACGTGCCGGCTGTGAGCAGCCACGGGTCTGGTACCCGGCGAAGCTGTGGGACCCAGTGGTCAGGGGAGTGGTGAGGGCAGGACACCCAGggctcgccccgccccgcgctgccccaggacccccccccccccactcactcAAGACTCAGGGTGGAGATGCCCAGTGAGACTCCGGAAGCAAACTTGGTGAAaaagacatagaaggagaagaagaTGGGCTCAGTGCCGTGAGACTGGGGCTGCTTCAAGTGGAAGTCGTCAATGACATCAGGCAGCATGGACCTGCAGAGTGGTGGCAGCCAtgaggaccccccacccccaccccggggcccccacTAGCCCGTGTGGCATCTCTGTGTCAGTTAGAAGAGGTAGCCCTCTGGGACTCTGTAGCCCCAGGGTGCACAGCTCTGTGAAGACACGGCAACTTCATGGTAATAAGAAGGCCGCTTCCTCCAAGGTAGAGCCCCACTCTAGGTTTGCAGCTTGGTGAACAGAGCACAGACCAGACTTAAGCCCCCCATGTCACACCTTGATTAATCAGGTCTTTTTGCACAGTTCACAACCTGTAGAACTGTATAGGAAAGACCTATCCTGCCCCCTACACGGACCCACAGAATGGTCTGCAGGAGAAGCCTGTGAATTCTGCTCCTTGCAGaattccctgcaaggagcttcaGAAgtagggaggaggcagggggctggggaaCATAGCCAGGTGGGCCTGTATACTCACCAGGGTAGTAAGAAGGCCGCTGCTACACTGATGCCAGCTGCCACAGCTACCACATAGGTGACAATCAGGTTACTCTCCATGAAGGCCACCAAGATGAGAAATGGCACTGCTGACTAGTGGAAGGGGTGGGTACGGGAGATGAGTCAGCCTGGAGACGCCCACCAGCGACACGCAACCCAGCCGGGGCCGTACCCCTTCAGCCCCACTCACTGAGATCCCAACGTATACAGCCGTCTTCTTGCCAAATCGGGTTAGAAACCACTGCCAGATGGGAATGGTGAATGTGGCCGAGAGCTGTGGATACACAGTGGGGTGAGGGAACGGGATTAGTCATGAACCCCTGCTGCCCTTCCCAGGCACTCAAAGATACCCCTAGCCTTGCCTGAGAGCCGCCAGATGACACCATCTAGGCAGTGTCACCTTTGATGGCTCCCCAGGGGAGCTGAGAGCTAGTTCCAGTCGCTTCTCCTACTTTCTCTGAGCACGACCGAGCACAAAATCTCTAAGTTCCTGGCCTCCATGCCTTAGCTTTTGCTATGTTTCCTACTGGAATATCTTTCAGTCTTGCCTAAGCAATTGGAGGTCAGATCCAACCAGTGATTCTGAGACTCCTCCCTCCTCACCGTAGCCAGTCTGGGAAACATCCTCTGACTATCCAAAGAACCATCTGGAAGCCCAGGCTGCCTACCCACCCTCAGGGTCCCACACACACCATGATGGCCAGGAGCAGATTCTGGAATTCATTTCGGAAGCCCAAGGTGTAGGTGCAAAACAAGGCGAAGTTCCCCTCCACCAGCTGGGAGACGGGCAGGGTAGGGGGGAAGGAAATGCAAGGAAAGAGGTGATGTCAGTGCCCATGTTTCCCCATGCTCCTGGGACCTCTGCTCACCCCAACCCCGTTCCATCTGTCCCTCAGGCGTTGTCACATCCCGAGTCCATGTTTTAGCCCACCCCTCTTGTACCCGCCCTACTCTCAGGCTGAGCATGtcggagcccccccccccccccccactcaccaTAAAAGCCAGGGAGGTGAAGAGGAAGCCAGCAATAAGCTTGACGTATGGGCCATGGCTCATGACCAGCCGCAGGCCCCGAAAAAAGGACATCGGCTCAGCCTGCTGAGTCTCATAGGGTTCTAGAGGCCAGAGGGGACagtgaggaaggagcagaggcccCTCTCAAAGCctgaggcccaggcagagggaaaaggcatGCGGTGCTAGGGCCTACACCgctccccaggggcccctcaccTCTCTGCTCCCGCACACCCAGGGTTAGGATGACAGCACAGATGACATAGATGGAGGCAATGACCCCTGCTGCCAGCAGGTATGCGTTTTGCTACAAAGAGGATAAAGGTGACAGACAGTCAGCGTGATCTCATCCCAGCTCTCGGCAGTTCCACAGGCCAGTCCCTTCTGTGGAGCCTCACTGTCTCCACCCATGAAACGGGAGAATCATCCTGGGCCGGCTGCTGTTCCGACAGCAAAGTCCAGAGGAACAGAATGTTAAGAAGCCAGGCTGTGGAGTGTGAGAGGCCACCACTCAAATTCCCCCAAATCTGGGTTCTGTAAATAACTAGTTTTATGACCCTGGCCAAATTATTTAGACTTTCTATGCTACAGGttcctcatctggaaagtgggCGTATTAATAGTTTGTAGATCAACGGCCcaacattaaataaacatttacaagGTTGAGGATGATGACAAACCACCCCTCTGTGCGTCATCTCCCCAAATCCCCGCACAACCAAGGGCCTCACCGTTTCTTTGAGTGATGTGGTGCTCTGTGTGTGATTGGCACCTTCCATGGCCAGTGCAGAGTCACTGGGGTCCTGGAGGCAAGGCGTGTCTGCTTGGCCCACGATTTGCCCCTGGATCGCTGTGCCCAACACTGTGCCCAGCACCTCCACAGTCATCCCTGAACAGTAAAGAGGTCCTTTGGAGGGGCTTCGTGGCTTGTAGGCCTCCAGGGAGGAAGGTCAGGTGGACAGATACCCAGGTGTGGCCCCCGGTGATGGGAGCCACTCCAGGAGGGTAGGTACATGGTGGTGGTACATGGTGGGGCACCCAGCACCTTGGCCTAGACTTGGCCTGACCTCTGGCATCCCTGCGCCTCCCTGTTCTCACCAGAGTGATAAAGGGATCAAGTTATATTTGAGATGGCTTCAAACCCACTCCCAGCAAGGGAAGAAATGTGGCACGAAGGTCAGGGTCCCTGGCGGAGGGGCCAGCGGGACTGGAGGGAGACTTACGATATGCAGTAGCGGAATCCCGCTCACTCTGCTCTGTGCTGATGAACATCGTGAGAGCTGAGTAGGGAACGTGGAAACACTGGCATGGAAGAGAGGCCGTCAGCCAGTCAGATGATGGACAAGCCCATGTGGCTTCCTGCACCAACCCTACAGGCCCTGGGACCACCCTCATGCCTCCCCACTGGCACCCAGGGGAGGGGCCCACACTCACCGTGACCAGCGTTTCAAACAGGCAGTAGAAAAGCAGGTACCACAGGGCCTGGCCCCGTGGGAAATCAGGCACGAACCAGATGAGGAAGTAAGCAATGATGGCCAGGGGTGTGGAGAAGATGATCCTGGGGAAAGGGAGGGTCTGAGTGGGGGCTGGAGGCCAAACCCCAGGATCTGGGGTTAGCCTGGACTGCTCTGTATTCCCACAGGGTGCCTGCCGAGGAAGGAgattcctccccccaccctccactccaATACACCCACCCCAGGGTCTCTGGGTGGAGGCTGATGGCCAAGCCTGGAGCCCAGACAGCAACAGGGCCCCTGGACCGAAatcctgagcatggagcatgaGGTCAGACACTGAGTCTTGCCTACGTCTGCCTCCATGGAGAGGGCTCCATGGGCGGGAGCTTCCTATGGGCTGGGGGACTGGAGGATGACAGCTAAACCTCAggtggcagggcagggaggcaggaagcagGAGCAACCCCAACACTGGTATTCTTatatgtgtgtgcgcgcgcacgcgtgcgcacacacacacacacacacacacataccgtGGCACACACATGGGTAGCAGAGGCCAACTCCAGGTGAAGGACCAGGCCTAATGAAATCACATAAGGGAGGGGGAATGTCTGCCTTCCCACTGGTGCATCTCACACCATTGCAAATGTGGTTAGACATCAGGATGGACTGACTTCAGGTCATCAGCATAGAAAGGCAGCAGAGAGCAGTCGCTAAAAGAAAGGCCTTCGGAGCCATAGTTCAGGAATCCAATTCTGGCTCTACCAATAACTATAGATAACTTggtcttgagcaagttatttaacttctctgaggctcattttctcatctgtaaatagagaatagtagggggacacctgggtggctccgtggttgagcgtctgcctttggctcagggcttggtcccagtgtcctgggatcaagtcctgcatcaggcttccctcagggagcctgtttctccttctgcccttgtctctgcctctctctgtg
Coding sequences within it:
- the MFSD2A gene encoding sodium-dependent lysophosphatidylcholine symporter 1 isoform X3, translating into MCVPRIIFSTPLAIIAYFLIWFVPDFPRGQALWYLLFYCLFETLVTCFHVPYSALTMFISTEQSERDSATAYRMTVEVLGTVLGTAIQGQIVGQADTPCLQDPSDSALAMEGANHTQSTTSLKETQNAYLLAAGVIASIYVICAVILTLGVREQREPYETQQAEPMSFFRGLRLVMSHGPYVKLIAGFLFTSLAFMLVEGNFALFCTYTLGFRNEFQNLLLAIMLSATFTIPIWQWFLTRFGKKTAVYVGISSAVPFLILVAFMESNLIVTYVVAVAAGISVAAAFLLPWSMLPDVIDDFHLKQPQSHGTEPIFFSFYVFFTKFASGVSLGISTLSLDFAGYQTRGCSQPARVKFTLKLLVTIAPIVLILLGLLLFKLYPIDEEKRRQNKKALQALREEASSSGCSDTDSTELASIL
- the MFSD2A gene encoding sodium-dependent lysophosphatidylcholine symporter 1 isoform X1, producing MAKGEGAESGSAAGLLPTGILPAAERPAQVKKEPKKKQQLSICNKLCYAVGGAPYQVTGCALGFFLQIYLLDVAQVEPFFASIILFVGRAWDAFTDPLVGFCISKSSWTRLGRLMPWIIFSTPLAIIAYFLIWFVPDFPRGQALWYLLFYCLFETLVTCFHVPYSALTMFISTEQSERDSATAYRMTVEVLGTVLGTAIQGQIVGQADTPCLQDPSDSALAMEGANHTQSTTSLKETQNAYLLAAGVIASIYVICAVILTLGVREQREPYETQQAEPMSFFRGLRLVMSHGPYVKLIAGFLFTSLAFMLVEGNFALFCTYTLGFRNEFQNLLLAIMLSATFTIPIWQWFLTRFGKKTAVYVGISSAVPFLILVAFMESNLIVTYVVAVAAGISVAAAFLLPWSMLPDVIDDFHLKQPQSHGTEPIFFSFYVFFTKFASGVSLGISTLSLDFAGYQTRGCSQPARVKFTLKLLVTIAPIVLILLGLLLFKLYPIDEEKRRQNKKALQALREEASSSGCSDTDSTELASIL
- the MFSD2A gene encoding sodium-dependent lysophosphatidylcholine symporter 1 isoform X2, with protein sequence MAKGEGAESGSAAGLLPTGILPAAERPAQVKEPKKKQQLSICNKLCYAVGGAPYQVTGCALGFFLQIYLLDVAQVEPFFASIILFVGRAWDAFTDPLVGFCISKSSWTRLGRLMPWIIFSTPLAIIAYFLIWFVPDFPRGQALWYLLFYCLFETLVTCFHVPYSALTMFISTEQSERDSATAYRMTVEVLGTVLGTAIQGQIVGQADTPCLQDPSDSALAMEGANHTQSTTSLKETQNAYLLAAGVIASIYVICAVILTLGVREQREPYETQQAEPMSFFRGLRLVMSHGPYVKLIAGFLFTSLAFMLVEGNFALFCTYTLGFRNEFQNLLLAIMLSATFTIPIWQWFLTRFGKKTAVYVGISSAVPFLILVAFMESNLIVTYVVAVAAGISVAAAFLLPWSMLPDVIDDFHLKQPQSHGTEPIFFSFYVFFTKFASGVSLGISTLSLDFAGYQTRGCSQPARVKFTLKLLVTIAPIVLILLGLLLFKLYPIDEEKRRQNKKALQALREEASSSGCSDTDSTELASIL